Proteins encoded together in one Prochlorococcus marinus str. MIT 9211 window:
- the frr gene encoding ribosome recycling factor, giving the protein MITKELEQNMRKSVEAAQRNFNTIRTGRANTSLLDRLTVEYYGADTPLKSLATISTPDSQTISIQPFDLSSLVLIEKSIAMSDLGFTPNNDGKIIRINIPPLTEERRKEFCKLASKYAEEGKVALRNIRRDAIERIKKSEKESEISEDQSRDEQDNVQKLTDRFITEIEKNLSDKEQEILKV; this is encoded by the coding sequence ATGATTACAAAAGAACTCGAACAGAACATGCGTAAATCGGTAGAAGCCGCACAACGTAATTTCAACACAATCAGAACTGGGAGAGCCAATACCTCTCTACTTGATCGATTAACCGTCGAATATTATGGAGCAGATACTCCATTGAAATCTCTAGCTACAATCTCTACTCCAGATTCGCAAACAATCTCTATTCAGCCATTTGACTTGAGTTCGTTAGTGCTAATTGAAAAGTCAATAGCAATGAGTGATCTTGGATTTACACCAAATAATGATGGAAAAATCATTCGTATAAATATTCCACCTCTTACAGAAGAGAGACGAAAAGAATTTTGTAAATTAGCTTCTAAATATGCTGAAGAGGGGAAAGTAGCTCTTCGCAATATTCGTAGAGATGCAATTGAAAGAATTAAGAAGTCAGAGAAAGAAAGTGAGATCTCAGAAGACCAAAGTAGAGACGAACAAGACAATGTTCAAAAACTAACGGATAGGTTTATAACTGAAATAGAAAAAAATCTTTCTGATAAGGAACAAGAAATCCTCAAGGTTTGA
- the pyrH gene encoding UMP kinase gives MAYSRALIKISGEALMGEKPYGIDPEIVTSIAKDVSKVVESGTQLAIVVGGGNIFRGLKGSAAGMDRATADYVGMLATVMNAITLQDGLERAGVETRVQTAIEMQQIAEPYIRRRAIRHLEKGRVVVFGGGCGNPFFTTDTTAALRAAEINADVIFKATKVDGVYDRDPKKFPDAIKYKELTFQEVLTREIAVMDSTAIALCKDNKIPIVVFNLFEAENINKAVAGEEIGSLITNSR, from the coding sequence ATGGCTTACTCACGCGCTCTTATAAAAATCAGTGGGGAGGCACTTATGGGTGAAAAACCATATGGAATTGACCCAGAAATAGTTACTTCCATAGCAAAAGACGTCTCCAAAGTAGTTGAAAGTGGAACTCAATTGGCCATTGTTGTAGGAGGAGGGAATATCTTTAGAGGGCTTAAAGGTTCAGCGGCTGGAATGGACAGAGCCACTGCTGATTATGTTGGCATGCTTGCAACAGTTATGAATGCAATAACACTTCAAGATGGTCTAGAGAGAGCGGGAGTAGAAACAAGAGTTCAAACCGCTATTGAAATGCAACAAATAGCCGAACCCTATATTCGTAGGCGAGCTATTAGACACCTTGAGAAAGGAAGAGTAGTCGTTTTTGGTGGTGGTTGTGGTAATCCTTTCTTCACGACAGACACAACAGCCGCATTAAGAGCAGCTGAGATTAATGCTGACGTAATATTTAAGGCCACAAAAGTTGATGGTGTTTATGATCGTGATCCAAAGAAATTCCCAGATGCTATTAAATATAAAGAATTAACTTTCCAAGAAGTTTTAACTCGAGAAATAGCGGTTATGGATAGTACAGCTATTGCACTATGCAAAGACAACAAAATACCTATAGTTGTATTTAATCTTTTTGAAGCAGAAAATATAAACAAAGCAGTCGCTGGCGAAGAAATTGGTTCCCTTATAACAAATTCACGCTAA
- the cobO gene encoding cob(I)yrinic acid a,c-diamide adenosyltransferase, with protein MISNQNNKENILKDLDKKSIEIGMGGFLEPDIKEDLYKNKMKKRKEVQGKRVQKRSLEKGLVIVFTGHGKGKTTAALGMAIRTLGHNERVAIVQFIKGGWEPGEAKALRIFGDLLKWHALGEGFTWETQDRSRDKELVSKAWETALIYLKNKEYKLVILDEINIAIKLGYISLNRVLDGLKERPLLTHVVLTGRNAHQELISNADLVTEMSLLHHPFKEQGIKAQKGIEF; from the coding sequence ATGATTAGCAATCAAAATAACAAAGAAAATATACTGAAGGATCTTGATAAAAAGTCCATTGAGATAGGTATGGGAGGTTTTCTTGAGCCCGATATTAAAGAAGATCTATACAAGAATAAAATGAAGAAGCGAAAAGAAGTACAAGGCAAAAGAGTTCAGAAAAGGAGTTTAGAAAAAGGTTTGGTTATTGTTTTTACAGGTCATGGGAAAGGAAAGACCACTGCTGCTTTAGGGATGGCGATCAGAACACTAGGTCATAATGAGCGAGTAGCTATTGTTCAATTCATCAAAGGTGGTTGGGAACCTGGAGAAGCAAAAGCATTAAGAATTTTTGGAGACTTATTAAAATGGCATGCTCTTGGGGAAGGTTTCACCTGGGAGACTCAAGATAGAAGTAGAGATAAAGAACTTGTCTCAAAAGCTTGGGAAACAGCACTAATATATTTAAAGAATAAAGAATATAAACTTGTAATTCTTGATGAAATCAATATCGCAATAAAATTGGGATATATATCTTTGAATAGAGTTTTAGATGGACTAAAAGAAAGGCCATTGTTAACTCACGTTGTTTTGACTGGCAGGAATGCACACCAAGAATTAATTAGCAATGCAGACTTAGTTACCGAGATGAGTCTATTGCATCATCCCTTCAAAGAACAAGGAATTAAAGCTCAGAAAGGCATTGAGTTCTAA